One genomic window of Punica granatum isolate Tunisia-2019 chromosome 1, ASM765513v2, whole genome shotgun sequence includes the following:
- the LOC116197597 gene encoding (-)-germacrene D synthase-like — protein MSIEDSLPSTLTSAQTGATHVVGRRSAGFHPSVWGDYFLNYTSGSMITDVRAEQHREKLKMEVKRMLTDADDDFDKSSDNKLYLIDQIQRLGIGYQFGREIAEVLEQIHSWYSNRDHADYADDLCTAARMFRLLRQQGFRISCDIFDKFKDSNGEFSESLVKDVRGLLSLYEASHFRVNGEDILEEALSFTIHHLRSAVEIDDPKLNRNLVTEVKHALKRSLRKGLVRLDAWHYIKLYEEDASHSEVLLELAKLDFNCLQKFHQKELSEITRWWKDCLDVERNFPYIRDRVTENYFWILGVYFEPEFSLPRMMLAKVISLLSIMDDTYDVFGTPKELQLFTDAIDRWDIGAIDELPQYMQIFYKALLDTYEEFEKTLAKQGRTYRLFYAKEAMKNQAKVYFKEATWFHQNYTPTLEEYMPLAMETTAYGMLATASFLGMGDVASKDAFEWLLSDPKILRGSMIVCRLMDDIVSHKFEQKRGHVASAIECYMKHHGATEQETEEKLWKMIDDGWKDINEECLHPTPVPMPLLTRIVNFTCVIEVLYKDKDRYTNSQTDLKDYVTALLVDPIPL, from the exons ATGTCGATTGAAGATTCACTTCCATCAACTCTCACTTCTGCTCAGACTGGAGCCACCCATGTCGTGGGACGCCGTTCTGCAGGATTTCATCCCAGCGTGTGGGgagattatttccttaattacaCTTCGGGATCGATG ATTACCGATGTAAGAGCAGAGCAACATAGAGAGAAACTCAAGATGGAGGTGAAGAGGATGCTAACCGATGCTGATGATGATTTCGATAAGTCATCTGACAATAAACTATATCTGATTGATCAAATTCAACGCCTAGGGATCGGCTACCAGTTCGGCAGAGAGATTGCCGAAGTTCTTGAGCAAATTCACAGTTGGTACTCCAACCGTGACCATGCAGACTACGCTGATGACCTTTGTACCGCTGCTCGCATGTTTCGCTTACTTCGTCAGCAGGGCTTCAGGatttcatgcg ATATCTTTGATAAGTTCAAGGACAGCAATGGGGAATTCAGTGAATCTCTAGTCAAAGATGTGAGAGGGTTGCTTAGCTTATATGAAGCCAGCCATTTTAGGGTTAACGGAGAGGACATCCTCGAAGAAGCCCTAAGTTTCACCATTCATCACCTGAGATCCGCTGTGGAAATCGATGACCCGAAGCTAAACCGTAACCTTGTCACTGAAGTGAAACATGCCTTAAAGCGATCCCTACGCAAAGGGTTGGTGAGACTAGACGCATGGCACTACATCAAACTCTATGAAGAAGATGCTTCCCACAGTGAAGTGCTTTTGGAGTTGGCGAAGTTGGATTTCAACTGTTTGCAGAAGTTTCACCAAAAGGAGCTCTCTGAAATTACAAG GTGGTGGAAAGATTGTCTAGACGTCGAGAGGAACTTCCCGTACATAAGAGATAGAGTTACCGAGAACTATTTCTGGATCCTGGGAGTATATTTTGAGCCGGAGTTTTCACTACCAAGGATGATGCTCGCCAAAGTCATTTCCCTGCTTTCGATAATGGATGATACTTATGATGTTTTTGGGACACCCAAAGAGCTGCAACTCTTCACTGATGCAATTGACAG GTGGGACATTGGAGCCATCGACGAACTCCCGCAGTACATGCAGATATTCTACAAGGCACTACTAGACACTTATGAAGAATTCGAGAAAACATTAGCTAAGCAAGGAAGGACGTACCGCCTCTTTTATGCAAAAGAAGCT ATGAAAAATCAAGCAAAGGTCTACTTCAAAGAGGCAACCTGGTTCCATCAAAACTACACCCCCACACTGGAAGAGTACATGCCCCTTGCGATGGAAACAACAGCCTACGGGATGCTAGCGACCGCATCTTTCCTAGGAATGGGAGATGTTGCCTCCAAGGATGCCTTTGAATGGCTGTTAAGCGACCCCAAGATCCTTCGTGGGTCGATGATCGTGTGCCGACTCATGGACGACATCGTCTCTCACAAG TTTGAGCAGAAGAGAGGACATGTAGCTTCGGCAATAGAATGCTACATGAAGCACCATGGTGCAACAGAGCAAGAGACGGAGGAGAAACTCTGGAAGATGATCGATGATGGATGGAAGGACATCAACGAGGAGTGCCTCCACCCGACCCCAGTCCCCATGCCACTTCTCACGCGAATTGTCAACTTTACGTGTGTGATTGAGGTGCTCTATAAAGATAAAGATCGATACACCAACTCGCAAACTGACTTGAAGGACTACGTGACTGCTTTACTCGTTGATCCAATTCCACTATAA
- the LOC116192091 gene encoding (-)-germacrene D synthase-like — protein sequence MSEMSAHQQLPSLAAERRRADYHPSVWGDFFLSDDASQERMDFDDTSKQQIEDLKNEVKRIFEVAASDDNRRELLNLVNHTQRLGIGYHFEKEIDEALKQVHERSIESVDGPSFASDLYTTALMFRLLRQQGYKINSSAFSKFKGPDGNFDESLETDVRGLLSLYEASHLRTHGEDVLEEALAFTLTHLASTNEKLGPALIRDEISRSQRQFNIRKGLTRLDSRKYIKIYEEEASHNKVLLKLAKLDFNLLQTLHQREIGCIVRLMIYHIYYNLLIDVERNFPYIRDRVTENYFWILGVYFEPEFSLPRMMLAKVISLLSIMDDTYDVFGTPKELQLFTDAIDRWDIGAIDELPQYMQIFYKALLDTYEEFEKTLAKQGRTYRLFYAKEAMKNQAKVYFKEATWFHQNYTPTLEEYMPLAMETTAYGMLATASFLGMGDVASKDAFEWLLSDPKILRGSMIVCRLMDDIVSHKFEQKRGHVASAIECYMNF from the exons ATGAGTGAGATGTCTGCTCATCAACAACTTCCATCCTTAGCTGCTGAACGTCGTCGTGCAGACTATCATCCTAGTGTGTGGGGAGACTTTTTCCTCTCAGACGATGCTTCTCAAGAAAGG ATGGACTTTGATGACACGTCAAAGCAACAAATTGAAGACTTGAAGAACGAGGTGAAGAGGATATTTGAAGTTGCTGCTTCCGATGATAACCGGAGAGAGCTATTAAACTTGGTCAATCATACTCAACGTCTAGGCATCGGTTATCACTTTGAGAAAGAGATTGATGAAGCTCTGAAGCAAGTTCACGAGAGAAGCATCGAGTCTGTGGATGGTCCAAGCTTTGCCAGTGATCTTTACACCACTGCCCTCATGTTCAGGTTGCTAAGGCAGCAGGGTTACAAGATAAATAGCA GTGCGTTTAGCAAGTTCAAGGGTCCGGACGGAAACTTTGATGAGTCACTTGAAACCGACGTGAGAGGTTTGCTGAGCTTATATGAAGCTAGCCATCTCCGGACTCACGGAGAGGATGTTCTTGAGGAAGCCCTAGCTTTCACTCTCACCCACCTTGCCTCCACGAATGAGAAGCTCGGCCCTGCCCTCATTAGAGATGAGATAAGCCGCTCCCAAAGGCAGTTTAACATTCGTAAGGGGTTAACAAGACTAGATTCacgaaaatatattaaaatatatgaagaagaagcttcacACAATAAAGTGCTCCTGAAGTTGGCAAAGTTAGATTTCAACCTGCTACAGACGCTGCACCAAAGGGAAATAGGCTGCATCGTGAGGTTAatgatatatcatatata tTACAATTTACTC ATAGACGTCGAGAGGAACTTCCCGTACATAAGAGATAGAGTTACCGAGAACTATTTCTGGATCCTGGGAGTATATTTTGAGCCGGAGTTTTCACTACCAAGGATGATGCTCGCCAAAGTCATTTCCCTGCTTTCGATAATGGATGATACTTATGATGTTTTTGGGACACCCAAAGAGCTGCAACTCTTCACTGATGCAATTGACAG GTGGGACATTGGAGCCATCGACGAACTCCCGCAGTACATGCAGATATTCTACAAGGCACTACTAGACACTTATGAAGAATTCGAGAAAACATTAGCTAAGCAAGGAAGGACGTACCGCCTCTTTTATGCAAAAGAAGCT ATGAAAAATCAAGCAAAGGTCTACTTCAAAGAGGCAACCTGGTTCCATCAAAACTACACCCCCACACTGGAAGAGTACATGCCCCTTGCGATGGAAACAACAGCCTACGGGATGCTAGCGACCGCATCTTTCCTAGGAATGGGAGATGTTGCCTCCAAGGATGCCTTTGAATGGCTGTTAAGCGACCCCAAGATCCTTCGTGGGTCGATGATCGTGTGCCGACTCATGGACGACATCGTCTCTCACAAG TTTGAGCAGAAGAGAGGACATGTAGCTTCGGCAATAGAATGCTACATgaatttttga